In Phaeobacter piscinae, one genomic interval encodes:
- a CDS encoding SDR family NAD(P)-dependent oxidoreductase has protein sequence MQKTILMTGCSSGIGLDAAHGMRERGWTVFASCRQRVDCDRLRAQGFISPLMDYTDAETLRSGLGEVLEHTGGTLDVLFNNGAHGLPGAVEDVSTDGLRSIFESNVFGWHELTRNVIPVMRAQGHGRIVQNSSILGFVSFPWRGAYVATKHAIEGLTDTMRVELRDSGIHVILIEPGPVTSKIREKAIPHFEKYVDWENSALRDRYEASLLTRLYESTGPDRFELPASAVTAKLVHACESRRPHPRYYVTVPTHIGGVLKRILTTRAIDRILARLR, from the coding sequence ATGCAAAAAACGATCCTGATGACAGGCTGCTCCTCCGGGATCGGCCTGGATGCAGCGCATGGGATGCGCGAGCGCGGCTGGACTGTTTTTGCCTCCTGCCGTCAGCGCGTCGATTGCGACAGATTGCGTGCCCAAGGGTTCATCAGCCCACTGATGGACTACACAGATGCCGAGACACTCCGCAGTGGCCTGGGCGAGGTGCTGGAGCACACCGGCGGCACATTGGATGTTCTGTTCAACAACGGCGCCCATGGTCTGCCCGGTGCGGTCGAAGATGTCTCCACCGACGGGCTGCGCAGCATCTTTGAAAGCAATGTCTTTGGCTGGCACGAGCTGACCCGCAACGTCATCCCGGTGATGCGCGCACAGGGGCACGGGCGCATCGTGCAGAATTCCTCGATCCTCGGATTTGTGAGCTTCCCTTGGCGCGGGGCCTATGTCGCCACCAAACACGCAATTGAGGGGCTGACCGACACCATGCGGGTGGAACTGCGGGACAGCGGGATCCATGTCATCCTGATCGAACCCGGCCCCGTTACATCGAAGATCCGCGAAAAAGCCATTCCGCATTTCGAGAAATACGTCGACTGGGAAAACTCCGCCCTGCGTGACCGCTATGAGGCGAGTTTGCTGACACGTCTCTATGAAAGCACCGGGCCAGACAGGTTTGAGCTCCCCGCCTCCGCTGTTACGGCCAAGCTGGTTCATGCCTGCGAGAGCCGACGCCCGCATCCGCGTTACTATGTCACCGTACCGACCCATATTGGCGGTGTGCTAAAACGCATCCTGACAACACGCGCGATTGACCGCATCCTCGCGCGGCTTAGATAG
- a CDS encoding twin transmembrane helix small protein — protein MGDPLYILAIAAIAATVIVLVIGIGGFGAGGAFNARNANKMMRLRILFQFLAVVFILGYVYLRAQGGQ, from the coding sequence ATGGGCGATCCGCTCTACATCCTGGCAATTGCTGCCATCGCAGCAACTGTTATCGTGCTGGTGATCGGCATTGGTGGGTTCGGCGCCGGTGGTGCCTTCAATGCCAGAAACGCCAATAAGATGATGCGTCTGCGCATCCTGTTTCAGTTTCTCGCCGTGGTGTTCATCCTTGGCTACGTCTATCTTCGCGCTCAGGGAGGTCAGTAA
- a CDS encoding cob(I)yrinic acid a,c-diamide adenosyltransferase: MVVLNKIYTRTGDKGDTALGNGDRVAKHSARVNAYGTSDELNAFVGVARLEAKDEMDAALARIQNDLFDLGADLCRPEMDKDADADYPPLRVADAQVARLEAEIDTMNAELSPLRSFVLPGGAALSAHLHVCRTVARRAERLATDLATQEDINPAAVKYLNRLSDWFFVASRAANDNGARDVLWVPGANR; encoded by the coding sequence ATGGTCGTATTGAACAAAATCTACACCCGCACCGGCGACAAAGGGGACACTGCGCTTGGCAATGGCGACCGTGTCGCCAAACATTCCGCGCGGGTGAACGCCTATGGCACCTCGGATGAGCTGAACGCCTTTGTAGGGGTGGCCCGGCTTGAGGCCAAGGATGAGATGGATGCCGCGCTGGCCCGCATTCAGAATGACCTTTTTGATCTTGGCGCAGATCTGTGTCGGCCGGAAATGGACAAGGATGCAGATGCTGACTACCCGCCCTTGCGGGTTGCCGATGCGCAGGTCGCGCGGCTGGAAGCGGAAATTGATACGATGAACGCGGAACTCTCGCCGCTGCGCAGCTTCGTGCTGCCGGGCGGGGCTGCACTCTCCGCGCATTTGCATGTCTGCCGCACTGTGGCGCGGCGTGCTGAACGTTTGGCGACCGACCTGGCGACGCAGGAGGACATCAATCCAGCGGCGGTGAAGTATCTCAACCGGCTCTCGGACTGGTTCTTCGTCGCATCGCGCGCGGCCAATGACAATGGGGCCCGCGATGTTCTGTGGGTGCCAGGCGCCAATCGCTAG
- a CDS encoding electron transfer flavoprotein subunit beta/FixA family protein: MKVLVPVKRVIDYNVKVRVKADGSGVDLANVKMSMNPFDEIAVEEAIRLKEAGKADEIVVVSIGVKQAQETLRTALAMGADRAILVNAAEDVHTDIEPLAVAKILAKVVEEEQPGLVLAGKQAIDNDMNATGQMLSALLGWSQGTFASELDVDGDNAVVTREVDGGLQTIKVKMPAIVTVDLRLNEPRYASLPNIMKAKKKPLDEKTAADYGVDVSPRLEIISTKEPEARAAGIIVGSVDELVGKLKEAGAV, translated from the coding sequence ATGAAGGTACTCGTGCCTGTCAAGCGCGTGATTGACTACAACGTGAAGGTCCGCGTCAAAGCGGACGGCAGCGGTGTCGATCTCGCCAACGTCAAAATGTCGATGAACCCGTTCGACGAAATCGCCGTCGAAGAGGCCATCCGCCTCAAGGAAGCCGGCAAAGCTGATGAGATCGTCGTTGTCTCCATCGGTGTGAAGCAGGCGCAGGAGACCCTGCGGACCGCATTGGCCATGGGCGCCGACCGCGCGATCCTGGTCAACGCCGCTGAAGATGTACACACCGACATCGAGCCTCTGGCCGTCGCCAAGATCCTCGCCAAAGTGGTCGAGGAAGAGCAGCCCGGTCTGGTTCTGGCCGGCAAGCAAGCGATCGACAACGACATGAACGCAACCGGTCAGATGCTGTCTGCGCTCTTGGGTTGGTCGCAAGGCACCTTTGCCTCTGAGCTGGACGTCGATGGCGATAACGCTGTTGTGACCCGCGAAGTGGACGGCGGCCTGCAGACCATCAAAGTGAAGATGCCCGCCATCGTCACCGTGGACCTGCGCCTGAACGAGCCGCGCTACGCCTCGCTTCCGAACATCATGAAAGCGAAGAAAAAGCCGCTCGACGAGAAAACCGCCGCCGACTACGGCGTCGACGTCTCGCCGCGCTTGGAAATCATCTCCACCAAAGAACCCGAAGCCCGTGCCGCTGGCATCATTGTGGGTTCGGTCGATGAGCTGGTTGGGAAACTCAAAGAAG